Proteins encoded by one window of Deltaproteobacteria bacterium:
- a CDS encoding two-component sensor histidine kinase — protein sequence TLAENKRQGIDLFLREQIAQLRTLAYSHSVEDLSSPEVLESILATMQLSSKTFIDLGLINEEGAHVSYSGPYNLSHANYKNEKWFNEVMLRKVYVSDVFEGFRGFPHMIIAVKKQEKGKVWILRATIDSDIFDSLVRWLQLGDLGDAYLVNRAGDLQTRSRFGNKSRDIYASMLGAPFSGARVMQHRDNEKEIFVGGIWLEQKEWLLVIEEDKRGELQPLFKTRTATWGVMGTGFAVIILGTLIITRMIVTQQENASRQQARMNEELIQSSKMAALGKLAAGVAHEVNNPLAVIREKAGWMRDLLEEEDVKGSANFQEFADAVDKIEQHVERAGKVVHRMLGFARRMEPVCNDIYLNDVLKQTTAFLENEIRFRNIELVWSLKPDLPTIQSDAAQIQQVILNLFNNAIDAIDRNGHITVATGYDQQADMVSISIHDDGPGMDKEVQRRIFDPFFTTKKVGEGTGLGLSISYSIISKLGGSIRFESEAEKGTEFIILLPVKHHD from the coding sequence ACCCTCGCGGAAAACAAGCGTCAGGGCATTGATCTCTTTCTGCGCGAACAGATCGCGCAGCTGCGAACGCTGGCCTATTCCCACAGCGTCGAAGACCTTTCTTCCCCGGAAGTGCTAGAGAGCATTCTCGCCACCATGCAGCTCAGCTCCAAGACGTTCATCGATCTCGGATTGATCAACGAGGAGGGGGCGCACGTCAGTTATTCCGGACCCTACAACCTGTCTCATGCCAACTACAAGAACGAGAAATGGTTCAACGAGGTCATGCTGCGCAAGGTCTATGTTTCTGACGTCTTTGAAGGATTTCGCGGCTTTCCGCACATGATCATCGCCGTGAAGAAGCAGGAGAAAGGCAAGGTTTGGATTTTGCGGGCCACCATTGATTCCGATATTTTCGACTCCCTGGTGCGCTGGCTGCAACTTGGCGATCTGGGGGATGCCTATCTCGTCAATCGTGCCGGGGATCTGCAAACCCGGTCCAGATTCGGAAACAAGAGTCGTGACATCTATGCGTCCATGCTCGGCGCTCCTTTTTCCGGAGCCAGGGTGATGCAGCATCGGGATAATGAGAAGGAAATTTTTGTGGGCGGCATCTGGCTTGAGCAAAAGGAGTGGCTTCTCGTCATCGAAGAGGACAAGCGCGGCGAACTCCAGCCCCTCTTCAAGACAAGGACGGCGACATGGGGCGTGATGGGCACAGGCTTTGCCGTGATCATTCTCGGCACCCTCATCATCACGCGCATGATCGTCACCCAGCAGGAGAACGCCAGTAGGCAGCAGGCGCGGATGAACGAGGAACTGATCCAATCGAGCAAGATGGCCGCCCTGGGCAAGCTCGCGGCCGGAGTGGCGCACGAGGTCAACAATCCCCTCGCGGTCATCCGCGAGAAGGCCGGCTGGATGCGCGACCTGCTCGAAGAGGAGGACGTCAAGGGCAGTGCGAATTTCCAGGAATTCGCCGACGCCGTGGACAAGATCGAACAGCATGTCGAGCGGGCGGGCAAGGTCGTGCACCGCATGCTCGGTTTTGCGCGGCGCATGGAGCCTGTCTGCAACGACATCTATCTCAACGATGTCCTGAAGCAGACCACCGCATTTCTCGAGAACGAGATCCGCTTCCGGAACATAGAGCTGGTCTGGTCGCTCAAGCCCGATCTGCCGACCATCCAGTCCGACGCCGCCCAGATTCAGCAGGTCATCCTCAATCTCTTCAACAACGCCATCGACGCCATAGACCGCAACGGCCACATCACCGTCGCCACCGGATACGACCAGCAGGCGGACATGGTTAGCATAAGCATCCACGATGACGGTCCAGGCATGGACAAGGAGGTGCAGCGGCGAATTTTCGACCCGTTCTTCACCACCAAGAAGGTGGGCGAGGGGACGGGACTGGGGCTCTCCATCAGCTATTCGATCATCAGCAAGCTGGGGGGGAGCATCCGCTTCGAGTCCGAGGCTGAAAAGGGGACCGAATTCATAATTCTTTTGCCGGTGAAACATCATGACTGA
- a CDS encoding response regulator yields the protein MLVVDDEQDFVETLVKRMERRGFKVTGVGGGQEALLLLGKEHFDVVILDVMMPGMDGIETLREIKLAWPRIQVILLSGHGGEEMGVRGMAYGAYTYLLKPVALKTIVETAYTAFEEAGVR from the coding sequence GTGCTGGTGGTCGACGACGAGCAGGATTTTGTGGAGACCCTGGTCAAGCGCATGGAGCGCAGGGGGTTCAAGGTCACGGGAGTGGGCGGCGGGCAGGAGGCGCTCTTGCTGCTAGGGAAAGAGCATTTTGACGTGGTCATCCTCGATGTGATGATGCCGGGAATGGACGGAATCGAAACCCTGCGCGAGATCAAGCTCGCCTGGCCCCGGATTCAGGTCATCCTTCTTTCGGGGCATGGCGGCGAAGAAATGGGCGTGCGCGGGATGGCCTACGGGGCTTATACCTATCTGCTCAAGCCCGTGGCCCTGAAGACAATCGTCGAGACGGCATACACCGCTTTTGAAGAAGCCGGGGTCCGCTAG